ATGCGGAGTTTCACACTTTGCCCGCTGATTTGGAGAAATTCATTCAATGGCTCAAACGGCACCAATGTTATCATGTCGCCATGGAAAGCACCGGCGTCTATTGGCGCCCTGTATATGAAGCCATTGAAGAACATTACCCGGATTGCCAAAGTCTGATGGTGGTCAATGCTCATCATATGCGCAATCTGCCAGGACGCAAAAGTGACGTGAAAAAGACTCAAAGGG
The window above is part of the Acetonema longum DSM 6540 genome. Proteins encoded here:
- a CDS encoding IS110 family transposase, with the protein product MQALLDCCCGVDVHRDSLQVCILKGVTDHPQEIHAEFHTLPADLEKFIQWLKRHQCYHVAMESTGVYWRPVYEAIEEHYPDCQSLMVVNAHHMRNLPGRKSDVKKTQR